The Enterobacter asburiae genome window below encodes:
- the nlpD gene encoding murein hydrolase activator NlpD gives MSAGSPKFTISRVAALSLVSLWLAGCTSSNNAPAPVSSVGGNSGSGNTSSGMLITPPPKMGTSTAQQNPPIQPVQRPMTQPTQIQPVEQPVQTQNGRIVYNRQYGNIPKGSYTGGSTYTVKRGDTLFYIAWITGNDFRDLAQRNNVQAPYGLEVGQTLQVGNATGTPLTPGNTVSAADVTAQNNSVKPAQKSTTVVASQPVITYSEDSGDQTANKMLPNNKGTATVVTAPVTAPVVSSTEPTASSMTSSSPISAWRWPTDGKVIENFSSSEGGNKGIDIAGSKGQAIIATADGRVVYAGNALRGYGNLIIIKHNDDYLSAYAHNDTMLVREQQEVKAGQKIATMGSTGTSSTRLHFEIRYKGKSVNPLQYLPQR, from the coding sequence ATGAGCGCGGGAAGCCCTAAATTCACCATCAGCCGTGTTGCGGCATTATCACTGGTTTCGCTCTGGCTGGCAGGCTGTACAAGTTCTAACAACGCGCCTGCGCCCGTCAGTTCTGTCGGTGGAAACAGCGGCTCGGGTAACACGTCCAGCGGAATGTTGATCACTCCTCCGCCTAAAATGGGCACCTCTACGGCGCAACAAAATCCGCCAATCCAGCCGGTTCAGCGTCCAATGACGCAGCCGACACAGATTCAGCCAGTGGAACAGCCTGTTCAGACCCAAAATGGCCGCATAGTCTATAACCGTCAGTATGGGAACATTCCGAAAGGCAGCTATACCGGTGGCAGCACCTATACCGTGAAACGCGGCGATACGCTGTTCTATATTGCGTGGATCACCGGGAACGATTTCCGTGACCTCGCGCAGCGCAATAACGTCCAGGCCCCGTACGGTCTGGAAGTCGGGCAAACGCTCCAGGTGGGCAACGCAACGGGTACGCCGCTTACGCCTGGCAACACCGTTTCAGCGGCCGATGTGACGGCTCAAAATAACAGCGTTAAGCCTGCACAAAAATCCACCACGGTGGTTGCTTCACAACCTGTAATTACGTATTCTGAGGATTCAGGTGATCAGACTGCTAACAAAATGTTGCCGAATAATAAAGGGACTGCGACTGTTGTCACAGCACCGGTTACGGCACCTGTGGTTAGCTCTACTGAACCGACTGCCAGCAGTATGACCTCCAGTTCGCCAATCTCTGCATGGCGCTGGCCAACTGACGGCAAGGTTATCGAGAACTTCTCTTCCTCCGAGGGGGGAAATAAAGGGATCGATATCGCAGGGAGTAAAGGACAGGCTATCATCGCGACCGCAGACGGGCGCGTTGTGTATGCCGGTAACGCTCTGCGCGGTTACGGTAATCTTATTATCATCAAACATAACGATGATTACCTGAGTGCCTACGCCCATAACGACACAATGCTGGTCCGGGAACAACAAGAAGTTAAGGCGGGGCAAAAAATCGCTACCATGGGTAGCACCGGAACCAGTTCTACACGCTTGCATTTTGAAATTCGTTACAAGGGGAAATCCGTAAACCCGCTGCAGTATTTGCCGCAGCGATAA
- a CDS encoding DUF4440 domain-containing protein: MTPFEHDIIDLHIALEDWLGKGEGDSDALLARFSPDFLMIPPGGVQIDYIGLASFLENQRGSRSGLKIVIDELSTIQRWDRGAVLHYRETQTRPDLPVNVRWSTAVLNQEGDRIAWRLLHETAKP; this comes from the coding sequence ATGACGCCTTTCGAACACGACATTATCGACCTCCACATTGCGCTTGAAGACTGGTTAGGCAAAGGTGAAGGTGATTCCGACGCTCTGCTCGCCCGCTTCAGCCCAGATTTTCTGATGATCCCACCGGGCGGCGTTCAGATCGACTATATCGGTCTTGCCAGTTTTCTGGAAAACCAGCGCGGAAGCCGTTCAGGACTGAAGATCGTCATTGACGAATTATCCACGATCCAGCGCTGGGATCGTGGCGCGGTTCTCCACTACCGGGAGACGCAAACCCGGCCGGACCTGCCCGTCAACGTGCGCTGGTCAACCGCGGTGCTCAATCAGGAAGGCGATCGGATAGCGTGGCGTCTGCTGCACGAAACGGCTAAGCCGTAG
- a CDS encoding MFS transporter translates to MTYRSKVAAVYLLGFFLDLINMFIASVAFPAMAHAFNTTPSALAWVSNGYIAGLTLVIPFSSVLTRRIGPKRVILLSLFLFSAASAAAGLSGTLESLIAWRVLQGVGGGLLIPVGQALTWQQFKPHERARLSSAVMLVALLAPACSPAIGGLLVQTLSWRWIFFATLPVAVVTFVLACLWLKHEMPAMKAARLLNLSLLADPLLRFSMLVYICVPGMFIGVNVTGMFYLQHVANMSPAATGMLMLPWSMASFIAITATGRYFNRIGPRPLIVIGCLLQATGILLLINVSSATLLPAVAFTLMGAGGSLCSSTAQSSAFLTTRREEMPDASALWNLNRQLSFFAGALLLAQALNLAQAWLTPLAAWHGMFIFAAGMTLLPVPYVFRLNNTQVLTQLRQENS, encoded by the coding sequence ATGACGTATCGCAGCAAAGTCGCCGCTGTTTATCTGCTGGGCTTTTTTCTTGATTTAATCAATATGTTTATTGCCAGCGTTGCCTTCCCGGCAATGGCTCACGCCTTTAACACCACGCCTTCAGCCCTTGCCTGGGTCAGTAACGGGTACATTGCCGGCCTGACGCTGGTGATCCCGTTCAGCAGCGTGCTCACGCGCCGCATCGGGCCAAAGCGCGTCATCCTGCTCTCGCTTTTTCTGTTCAGCGCAGCCTCCGCAGCGGCGGGCCTATCTGGAACGCTTGAAAGTCTGATCGCCTGGCGAGTACTCCAGGGCGTGGGAGGAGGCTTACTGATCCCCGTCGGACAGGCACTGACCTGGCAACAGTTTAAGCCTCACGAGCGTGCCCGACTCTCCTCGGCGGTGATGCTGGTCGCGCTGCTTGCCCCGGCCTGCTCCCCTGCTATCGGAGGCCTGCTGGTGCAGACGCTAAGCTGGCGATGGATATTTTTCGCCACGCTACCGGTCGCTGTCGTGACCTTTGTTTTGGCCTGCCTGTGGCTTAAACACGAGATGCCCGCGATGAAAGCGGCCAGACTGCTAAACCTGTCGTTGCTCGCGGACCCGCTTTTGCGTTTTTCCATGCTTGTCTATATCTGCGTACCCGGCATGTTTATTGGGGTGAACGTCACGGGCATGTTTTATCTTCAGCACGTGGCGAACATGAGCCCAGCCGCAACGGGGATGCTCATGCTGCCGTGGTCCATGGCATCGTTTATCGCCATCACGGCAACGGGACGCTATTTTAACCGCATCGGCCCCCGACCGCTGATCGTCATCGGCTGCCTGCTGCAGGCGACGGGTATTCTGCTTTTGATTAACGTCAGTTCGGCTACGCTGCTGCCTGCCGTTGCGTTTACCTTAATGGGCGCGGGGGGAAGCCTGTGCAGCAGTACGGCTCAGAGCAGCGCTTTTCTGACGACGCGCCGGGAAGAGATGCCGGATGCCAGCGCGCTGTGGAATCTTAATCGTCAGCTGAGCTTTTTTGCCGGTGCCCTGCTGCTGGCGCAGGCGCTGAACCTGGCGCAGGCCTGGCTGACACCGCTGGCCGCATGGCACGGGATGTTTATTTTTGCCGCAGGCATGACCCTGCTGCCTGTACCGTACGTTTTTCGTCTTAACAATACGCAGGTGCTCACCCAGCTGCGACAGGAGAATTCATGA
- a CDS encoding LysR family transcriptional regulator, translating to MINLQRAQMFVAVADTGSFTAAAEAMGLTKAVVSFNIRQLEDELGVTLLLRSTRRMTLTEAGALFHQRSVALLKDAERLQDDVRANHAGLTGELRITTTPEYGSQVVVPLLARFSQQHPDLRVRHVSSSLHADLISERFDVAIRLGTLADSRNHAALISHFSIIPVATPGWLVNHPIETLAQLAHADWIIHERLASPLRWQVKDASGAPETLEIKKAPRLFADSAQALMAFALAGGGVALLPEWLARDALDAGKLVPVLPGYTFARQGIYAVYPDARHVSAKVRTFIDFMRTSVN from the coding sequence ATGATTAACCTGCAGCGGGCGCAGATGTTTGTCGCGGTGGCGGATACCGGCAGTTTCACTGCCGCAGCCGAGGCAATGGGGCTGACAAAAGCCGTGGTCAGCTTCAATATTCGTCAGCTAGAAGATGAGCTGGGCGTTACGCTGCTGCTGCGCTCCACCCGCCGTATGACGTTAACCGAGGCGGGCGCGCTATTTCATCAACGCAGCGTGGCGCTTCTGAAGGATGCGGAACGGCTGCAGGATGATGTCCGCGCGAATCATGCGGGGCTTACTGGCGAACTGCGGATCACGACTACGCCCGAGTATGGCTCACAGGTGGTGGTGCCGCTGCTGGCCAGGTTTAGCCAGCAGCACCCGGATCTTCGCGTGCGGCACGTTTCGTCGTCCCTGCACGCCGACCTTATCTCGGAGCGCTTTGACGTGGCCATCCGGCTGGGAACGCTTGCCGATTCGCGCAACCACGCCGCGCTGATTTCGCACTTCTCCATTATCCCCGTCGCGACGCCCGGGTGGTTGGTTAACCATCCGATCGAAACGCTTGCGCAGCTGGCCCACGCCGACTGGATTATTCACGAGCGCCTGGCCTCGCCGCTGCGCTGGCAGGTGAAGGATGCCAGCGGCGCGCCTGAAACGCTGGAAATAAAAAAAGCGCCGCGCCTGTTTGCCGACAGCGCTCAGGCCCTTATGGCTTTTGCGCTTGCAGGCGGAGGCGTGGCGTTACTGCCGGAATGGCTGGCGCGCGATGCGCTTGATGCGGGAAAACTGGTCCCGGTTTTACCGGGATATACCTTTGCGCGGCAGGGCATCTATGCGGTTTATCCCGATGCCCGGCATGTGTCAGCGAAGGTGCGCACGTTTATCGATTTTATGCGCACCAGCGTGAATTAA
- a CDS encoding MarR family winged helix-turn-helix transcriptional regulator translates to MELRQEAFHLLRQLFQQHTAQWQHALPELTKPQYAVMRSIAEHPGIEQVALTEVAVSTKATLAEMLSRMEARGLVKREHDPADKRRRFVFLTPEGEALIAGCKPVGNEVDEAFLGRLNKAEREQFSALIKKMMHD, encoded by the coding sequence ATGGAACTAAGACAAGAGGCGTTCCACCTGTTACGTCAGCTTTTTCAACAGCATACCGCGCAGTGGCAACATGCCTTACCGGAACTGACCAAGCCACAGTATGCGGTGATGCGCTCTATTGCCGAGCATCCGGGTATTGAACAGGTGGCGTTGACCGAAGTGGCGGTCAGTACGAAAGCGACCCTGGCGGAGATGCTCAGCCGCATGGAGGCGCGCGGGCTGGTCAAGCGCGAGCACGATCCGGCCGATAAGCGCCGCCGGTTTGTCTTCCTGACGCCAGAAGGTGAAGCCCTGATTGCTGGCTGTAAACCGGTTGGCAACGAGGTGGATGAGGCGTTTTTAGGACGTCTTAACAAGGCCGAGCGCGAGCAGTTCTCTGCGCTCATCAAAAAGATGATGCACGATTAA
- a CDS encoding non-oxidative hydroxyarylic acid decarboxylases subunit B: protein MRLIVGMTGATGAPLGVALLQALREMPEVETHLVMSKWAKTTIELETPYTAQDVAALADVVHSPADQAATISSGSFRTDGMIVIPCSMKTLAGIRAGYAEGLVGRAADVVLKEGRKLVLVPRETPLSTIHLENMLALSRMGVAMVPPMPAYYNHPQTADDITQHIVTRVLDQFGLEHKKARRWNGLREAKHFSQENKDGI, encoded by the coding sequence ATGAGATTGATAGTAGGAATGACGGGGGCAACGGGCGCACCGCTGGGCGTGGCGCTGCTGCAGGCGCTGCGGGAAATGCCGGAGGTGGAGACGCATCTGGTCATGTCGAAGTGGGCAAAAACCACCATTGAGCTTGAAACGCCCTACACCGCGCAGGACGTTGCTGCGCTGGCTGACGTTGTCCACAGTCCGGCTGACCAGGCTGCCACTATCTCCTCCGGCTCGTTTCGCACCGACGGCATGATCGTCATTCCCTGCAGCATGAAAACGCTGGCGGGTATCCGCGCGGGCTACGCCGAAGGGCTGGTGGGACGTGCGGCGGACGTGGTGCTGAAAGAGGGGCGCAAGCTGGTGCTGGTGCCCCGTGAAACGCCGCTCAGCACCATTCATCTTGAGAACATGCTTGCCCTTTCCCGCATGGGCGTGGCGATGGTGCCGCCCATGCCTGCCTATTACAACCACCCGCAAACCGCCGATGACATTACCCAGCACATCGTCACCCGCGTGCTCGACCAGTTCGGTCTGGAGCATAAAAAGGCGCGCCGCTGGAACGGGCTGCGGGAGGCGAAACATTTTTCACAGGAGAATAAAGATGGCATTTGA
- a CDS encoding non-oxidative hydroxyarylic acid decarboxylases subunit C — MAFDDLRSFLQALDEQGQLLKIEEEVNAEPDLAAAANATGRIGDGAPALWFDNIRGFTDARVVMNTIGSWQNHAISMGLPANTPVKKQIDEFIRRWDKFPVTPERRANPAWAQNTVDGEDINLFDILPLFRLNDGDGGFYLDKACVVSRDPLDPDNFGKQNVGIYRMEVKGKRKLGLQPVPMHDIALHLHKAEERGEDLPIAITLGNDPIITLMGATPLKYDQSEYEMAGALRESPYPIATAPLTGFDVPWGSEVILEGVIEGRKREIEGPFGEFTGHYSGGRNMTVVRIDKVSYRTKPIFESLYLGMPWTEIDYLMGPATCVPLYQQLKAEFPEVQAVNAMYTHGLLAIISTKKRYGGFARAVGLRAMTTPHGLGYVKMVIMVDEDVDPFNLPQVMWALSSKVNPAGDLVQLPNMSVLELDPGSSPAGITDKLIIDATTPVAPDTRGHYSQPVQDLPETKAWAEKLTAMLAARQ, encoded by the coding sequence ATGGCATTTGATGATTTGAGAAGCTTCCTGCAGGCGCTCGATGAGCAAGGGCAACTGCTGAAAATTGAGGAAGAGGTAAACGCCGAGCCCGATCTGGCTGCGGCAGCCAACGCGACCGGCCGCATTGGCGACGGCGCGCCCGCGCTGTGGTTCGACAACATTCGTGGCTTTACCGATGCCCGCGTGGTGATGAACACCATCGGCTCCTGGCAGAACCACGCCATTTCGATGGGGCTGCCTGCAAACACTCCGGTAAAAAAACAGATCGACGAGTTTATCCGCCGCTGGGATAAATTTCCCGTCACACCGGAGCGCCGCGCCAACCCGGCCTGGGCGCAGAATACGGTCGACGGGGAGGACATTAACCTGTTCGATATCCTGCCGCTGTTTCGCCTGAACGACGGTGACGGCGGTTTTTATCTCGATAAAGCGTGCGTTGTCTCGCGCGATCCGCTCGACCCGGACAACTTCGGCAAGCAGAACGTCGGGATCTACCGTATGGAAGTGAAGGGCAAGCGCAAGCTCGGCCTCCAGCCGGTTCCGATGCACGATATCGCCCTGCATCTGCACAAAGCGGAAGAGCGTGGTGAAGACCTGCCGATTGCGATTACGCTGGGCAACGACCCGATCATCACCCTGATGGGCGCCACGCCGCTGAAATACGATCAGTCCGAGTATGAAATGGCCGGCGCGCTGCGTGAAAGCCCGTACCCGATTGCCACCGCGCCGCTGACCGGCTTTGATGTGCCGTGGGGTTCTGAAGTGATCCTGGAAGGGGTGATTGAAGGCCGCAAGCGGGAAATCGAGGGGCCGTTTGGCGAGTTTACCGGACACTATTCCGGTGGCCGTAACATGACGGTTGTCCGTATCGACAAAGTTTCTTACCGCACCAAACCGATTTTTGAGTCGCTCTACCTCGGCATGCCGTGGACCGAGATTGACTATCTGATGGGACCGGCTACCTGCGTGCCGCTCTACCAGCAGCTTAAAGCGGAGTTTCCGGAAGTGCAGGCGGTGAATGCGATGTACACCCACGGTCTGCTGGCGATTATCTCTACCAAAAAACGCTACGGCGGTTTTGCCCGCGCGGTCGGTTTACGCGCCATGACCACGCCGCACGGTCTGGGCTACGTGAAGATGGTAATCATGGTGGATGAGGATGTCGATCCGTTCAACCTCCCGCAGGTAATGTGGGCGCTGTCGTCAAAAGTGAACCCGGCAGGGGATCTGGTGCAGCTGCCGAACATGTCGGTCCTTGAACTCGATCCCGGTTCCAGCCCGGCAGGCATTACCGACAAGCTGATTATCGATGCCACCACGCCTGTCGCGCCGGACACCCGGGGCCACTACAGCCAGCCGGTACAGGATCTGCCTGAAACCAAAGCCTGGGCTGAAAAACTGACCGCGATGCTGGCAGCACGTCAATAA
- a CDS encoding non-oxidative hydroxyarylic acid decarboxylases subunit D, producing MICPRCADEHIEVMATSPVKGVWTVYQCQHCLYTWRDTEPLRRTSREHYPEAFRMTQKDIDEAPQVPTIPPLL from the coding sequence ATGATTTGTCCACGTTGTGCCGATGAGCATATTGAAGTGATGGCGACGTCGCCGGTAAAAGGGGTCTGGACCGTTTATCAGTGCCAGCATTGTTTGTATACCTGGCGCGATACCGAACCGCTGCGCCGCACCAGCCGCGAGCACTATCCGGAAGCGTTCCGTATGACGCAGAAGGATATTGATGAGGCACCGCAGGTGCCGACGATCCCGCCGCTGCTATAA
- the mutS gene encoding DNA mismatch repair protein MutS, which yields MSTIENLDSHTPMMQQYLKLKAQHPEILLFYRMGDFYELFYDDAKRASQLLDISLTKRGASAGEPIPMAGIPHHAVENYLAKLVNQGESVAICEQIGDPATSKGPVERKVVRIVTPGTISDEALLQERQDNLLAALWQDGKGFGYATLDISSGRFRLSEPADRETMAAELQRTNPAELLYAEDFAEMALIEGRRGLRRRPLWEFEIDTARQQLNLQFGTRDLIGFGVENAPRGLCAAGCLLQYVKDTQRTALPHIRSITMERQQDSIIMDAATRRNLEITQNLAGGVENTLASVLDSTVTPMGSRMLKRWLHMPIRNTETLVCRQQTIAALQDRYTELQPVLRQVGDLERILARLALRTARPRDLARMRHAFQQLPELRAQLSDVDSAPVQKLRETMGEFTELRELLERAIIDAPPVLVRDGGVIAPGYNEELDEWRALADGATDYLDKLEIRERERLGLDTLKVGYNAVHGYYIQISRGQSHLAPIHYVRRQTLKNAERYIIPELKEYEDKVLTSKGKALALEKQLYDELFDMLMPHLGDLQQSASALAELDVLVNLAERAETLNYTCPTFTDKPGIRITEGRHPVVEQVLNEPFIANPLSLSPQRRMLIITGPNMGGKSTYMRQTALIALLAYIGSYVPAQNVEIGPIDRIFTRVGAADDLASGRSTFMVEMTETANILHNATEHSLVLMDEVGRGTSTYDGLSLAWACAENLANKIKAMTLFATHYFELTQLPEKMEGVANVHLDALEHGDTIAFMHTVQDGAASKSYGLAVAALAGVPKEVIKRARQKLRELESLSPNAAATQIDGTQMSLLVPAEETSPAVEALENLDPDSLTPRQALEWIYRLKSLV from the coding sequence ATGAGTACAATAGAAAACTTAGACTCTCACACCCCAATGATGCAGCAGTATCTGAAGCTGAAAGCACAGCATCCGGAAATCCTGCTGTTTTACCGTATGGGCGATTTTTACGAGCTATTTTATGACGATGCTAAGCGTGCATCGCAGCTGCTCGACATCTCGCTGACCAAACGTGGCGCATCGGCAGGCGAACCCATTCCTATGGCAGGTATCCCGCACCACGCGGTAGAAAACTACCTGGCGAAGCTGGTGAATCAGGGCGAGTCCGTTGCAATCTGCGAACAGATCGGCGATCCGGCGACCTCAAAAGGCCCCGTGGAACGCAAAGTCGTGCGCATCGTCACGCCTGGCACCATCAGTGATGAAGCCCTGTTACAGGAGCGCCAGGATAACCTGCTGGCAGCGCTGTGGCAGGACGGTAAAGGGTTTGGCTACGCGACGCTGGATATTAGCTCCGGACGTTTTCGTCTGAGTGAACCGGCTGACCGTGAAACGATGGCTGCCGAACTGCAGCGCACCAACCCGGCAGAATTGCTCTATGCCGAAGATTTCGCCGAAATGGCGCTGATTGAAGGTCGTCGCGGGTTACGCCGTCGTCCGCTGTGGGAATTCGAAATTGATACCGCGCGCCAGCAGCTGAATCTGCAGTTTGGCACCCGCGATCTGATTGGCTTTGGCGTTGAAAACGCACCGCGCGGGCTATGTGCGGCAGGTTGCCTCCTGCAGTACGTGAAAGATACCCAGCGCACCGCCCTGCCGCATATCCGCTCTATCACCATGGAGCGCCAGCAGGACAGCATCATCATGGATGCTGCCACGCGCCGTAATCTGGAGATCACGCAGAACCTGGCGGGTGGCGTAGAAAATACGCTCGCGTCGGTCCTCGACAGTACGGTTACGCCAATGGGCAGCCGCATGCTGAAACGCTGGCTGCATATGCCGATCCGCAATACCGAGACGCTGGTTTGCCGTCAGCAGACGATTGCCGCGCTGCAGGATCGCTATACCGAACTGCAGCCGGTTCTGCGCCAGGTGGGCGATCTGGAGCGTATCCTTGCGCGCCTGGCACTGCGAACAGCGCGACCACGCGACCTCGCGCGGATGCGTCATGCATTCCAGCAGCTGCCGGAACTGCGCGCGCAGCTGAGTGACGTTGACAGCGCGCCGGTACAGAAACTCCGCGAAACCATGGGCGAATTTACCGAGCTTCGCGAACTGCTGGAGCGCGCCATTATCGATGCGCCTCCGGTTCTGGTGCGTGATGGCGGCGTGATTGCCCCAGGCTACAACGAAGAGCTGGACGAATGGCGCGCGCTGGCCGACGGTGCGACGGACTACCTCGATAAGCTGGAAATCCGCGAGCGCGAACGTCTTGGGCTCGACACCCTGAAAGTGGGGTATAACGCGGTACACGGTTACTACATTCAGATTAGCCGCGGGCAAAGCCACCTGGCGCCGATCCACTACGTGCGTCGCCAGACGTTGAAAAACGCCGAACGCTACATCATTCCTGAACTGAAAGAGTACGAAGACAAAGTCCTCACCTCGAAAGGCAAGGCGCTGGCGCTGGAAAAACAGCTGTATGACGAGCTGTTCGACATGCTGATGCCGCACCTGGGCGACCTGCAGCAGAGCGCCAGCGCGCTGGCGGAGCTGGACGTGCTGGTCAATCTGGCAGAACGCGCTGAAACGCTGAACTATACCTGCCCGACCTTTACCGATAAGCCTGGCATTCGCATCACTGAAGGCCGTCACCCGGTGGTAGAGCAGGTGCTCAACGAACCGTTCATCGCCAACCCGCTGAGCCTGTCACCGCAGAGAAGAATGTTGATCATTACCGGTCCGAACATGGGCGGTAAGAGTACCTATATGCGTCAGACGGCGCTGATTGCCCTGCTCGCGTATATCGGCAGCTACGTTCCGGCGCAAAACGTGGAGATTGGCCCCATCGACCGCATCTTTACCCGCGTTGGGGCAGCGGACGATCTGGCGAGCGGACGCTCAACCTTCATGGTCGAGATGACCGAAACGGCAAACATTCTGCATAACGCGACGGAGCACAGCCTGGTGCTGATGGACGAAGTCGGACGCGGAACGTCAACCTATGATGGTCTGTCCCTGGCATGGGCCTGTGCGGAAAACCTTGCGAATAAAATCAAGGCCATGACGCTTTTTGCCACCCATTATTTCGAACTGACGCAGCTGCCGGAGAAAATGGAAGGGGTTGCGAACGTTCATCTGGACGCGCTGGAGCACGGCGATACTATTGCCTTCATGCACACGGTGCAGGATGGCGCGGCGAGCAAGAGCTATGGCCTGGCCGTCGCGGCGCTGGCAGGCGTACCGAAAGAGGTGATCAAGCGCGCGCGTCAGAAACTGCGTGAACTGGAAAGCCTGTCACCGAATGCGGCGGCGACGCAGATTGATGGTACGCAGATGTCGCTGCTGGTTCCTGCGGAAGAGACGTCGCCTGCGGTGGAAGCGCTGGAGAATCTCGACCCGGATTCACTGACGCCGCGTCAGGCGCTGGAGTGGATTTATCGGTTGAAGAGTCTGGTTTAG
- a CDS encoding tyrosine-type recombinase/integrase yields MVGKQEGKPLSFKAVEMMKPGDKDKADVGENRGLRVSCGATGVKSFFYRYTSPLTGKLAQVKIGNFPQTSLAAARLKLHELKLLRQEGRCPASELKQDKLQRAIEAEQAKIPELTVQGLVELYLTERIEDRKTKDGKVILGARKPKGQAEVRRTLYGDAVKSLGTRNAADITRQDIINLINGIIARGATVQAGNVLRELSLAYEFAIGLGRFDDSFANPALLAKSSLRQTRIKLTNGRGTRVLSEDELVKFLKWLPGSAYTPTIKNVLRLTLWTGCRTGEVCNMAWKDVDLEKGTIHLRETKTGIERYVQLSTQAINFLKVLRLNSDTYLFPSSRTKLPIQQKYLTENAWRMREQGQMLDIPSWTPHDLRRTVRTGLSRLQCPNEVAEAVLGHTKGGVEGIYNLYKYDAECEKWLQIWADYLDSLLD; encoded by the coding sequence ATGGTAGGAAAACAAGAGGGAAAGCCACTTTCGTTTAAAGCGGTAGAAATGATGAAGCCTGGAGACAAAGATAAGGCTGATGTAGGCGAAAATCGTGGCTTACGTGTCTCCTGCGGTGCAACTGGGGTTAAGTCTTTTTTCTACCGTTACACAAGTCCTCTGACTGGCAAGCTTGCTCAGGTTAAAATTGGTAACTTCCCGCAGACTTCTCTCGCCGCTGCACGTCTTAAACTTCACGAATTAAAGCTTCTCCGACAGGAAGGTCGGTGTCCTGCGTCAGAGCTTAAGCAAGATAAGCTCCAGCGTGCGATTGAAGCTGAACAGGCTAAGATCCCTGAATTGACCGTACAGGGATTAGTTGAACTGTATCTTACTGAACGTATTGAGGATCGTAAAACGAAGGACGGGAAGGTCATTCTAGGTGCCAGAAAGCCGAAAGGACAGGCTGAGGTTCGTCGTACTCTCTATGGTGACGCTGTTAAAAGCTTAGGAACCCGGAATGCGGCTGATATTACGCGCCAGGATATCATTAATTTAATCAATGGCATTATAGCTCGAGGTGCAACCGTACAGGCAGGGAATGTACTGAGGGAGCTTTCACTCGCATATGAATTTGCAATTGGCCTTGGGCGCTTTGATGACAGTTTTGCGAATCCAGCGTTGCTAGCAAAATCCAGCTTACGACAGACAAGAATCAAGCTCACAAATGGACGTGGAACACGAGTACTGAGCGAGGACGAGCTCGTTAAATTTCTTAAATGGCTTCCGGGCTCTGCTTATACGCCAACGATCAAAAACGTGTTACGTCTGACTCTCTGGACCGGGTGTCGTACCGGTGAAGTCTGCAATATGGCATGGAAGGATGTTGATCTTGAAAAAGGCACCATTCATCTAAGAGAAACCAAAACAGGCATTGAGCGCTATGTGCAATTGTCCACTCAAGCCATCAACTTTTTGAAGGTTCTGCGGCTTAACTCTGATACCTATCTTTTCCCTTCTTCTCGCACAAAATTACCTATACAGCAGAAATATCTTACCGAGAATGCTTGGCGTATGCGTGAGCAGGGGCAAATGCTGGATATACCGAGTTGGACGCCTCACGATCTAAGACGGACGGTACGGACAGGGTTATCACGATTACAATGTCCCAATGAAGTAGCAGAGGCCGTTCTTGGGCATACAAAA